In one Rhodococcus sp. B50 genomic region, the following are encoded:
- a CDS encoding non-ribosomal peptide synthetase translates to MPLAGPDASRLALSRAQSGVWFAQQLNPDNPLFNTSECVELRGAIDEEALVAAVSAAASEAEVLVAAFETLADGTVVQIPGARALDLAPAVDLTSAADPWAAAYEWMARDLERPVDLAVDPCVRAAVLRLADDHVLLYLRAHHIVLDAFGFSLFNRRIAERYTAAVAGAEVAAARFDSVESVIREESDHRDSADFDADRRFWSEYLDGVGEAVALRPGPGGIARRSRAARFTLDAEQHRGLVALGKEAGASWGDAVTALVAVYLRGATGREDLTLGFPVMNRLGTAALRVPVTAVNVVPLRLNPTASATLVDLVAQVRDGVALCRNHYRYRTEDIQRDLRLPTGSRGVIGPSVNVKPFGDSLRFGDIRASVHSVARGPLQDFMVTVRPLDGSAGLEVFVDVDADVYSEADLKVHAERLDMLFGSVAERDLHTPLAQVSVVTADERRVILDDWSHSPDIPFDPESTLVDLLQERIAAAPDAPAAADAHATLTYAQFGARVHRLARYLVSRFDLGRPHARVALALPRTVDALVAIHAVLETGAAYVPLDVDQPLDRLAHILGSTDPVCVLTARVTDDRVGEVPGAPHRVVLEDLDLDSVSDAPLDDSERGPLTPESIAYVIHTSGSTGRPKGVVVPHRGLVNLFHSHRAQVFTRAAREAGRESLRLGLAWSLAFDASWQPLLWMLAGHTVDIVDEATQRDPASLARRALDEGWDFVEFSPSRLEQFVDDGLFPDGTVPTLGFGGDAVSERLWSRLRERKGAAFNFYGPTECSVDVLVAEVSDAETPVVGRPVANLRVYILDSGLAPVPAGTEGELYVAGPGVVRGYLDAPALTASRFVANPYSEDSSGPYARLYRTGDLVQWTEDGCIVYRGRIDNQVKVRGFRIELGEVDTALLRIPGVSRAATVVRTDPSGDAQLVGYLVGQDVPEPVEARRLAAEFLPGYMVPAALVVLDEMPLTSNGKLDRKALPRPDFSAMVSSRAAETETERALCRIYADILGLDTVGADDDFFALGGHSLSAAKLLARIRDELGVDLPIRTVFDHPQVVALAAHCDNDADAARGGAADPAAAARPALVPRADTGPALLSLAPLSYAQQRLWFMYRMEGPSPTYNVPITVDLHGPVDPDALRQAVSDVLARHESLRTVLVERDGTGMQQVLDEAPVPFAVEAVDRDALAGRLHSEARHAFDLEREIPLRIRLFTIAPDEHVMLVLAHHIASDELSTPLLLRDLGNFYSAHVRGDSHDPAPLPVQYADYAIWQRELLGDQDDESSLAARQLAFWREELDGLPAELGLPADRPRPAVASYAGGGVEHRIPADRAAGIREAARATGTTMFMMVHAAVAVALSHSGAGEDIPLGSPTAGRPAPELDDLVGFFVNMVVLRTDLSGDPTVRELLGRIKDTDVAAYSHQDVPFDRVVEILNPERSAARHPLFQVMVQYQSPPAITGFDDLAPAPSFVANDTAMFDLTFDVIEESGGDLCVRVEYARDLFDESSAEAFAARVERAFAAVCADPDARLSQLDLLTGSEREVLRAGDATAPPDPIAPHNLPALFARTVERYGAETALVTPSTRLTFRELDAWSDRIARHLVANGIGPEDVVGLSLPREAVLVAAILGVWKSGAAYLVLDPEQPADRNEYMIRDAGVGVVLDADSVESVDDPAPDVRMPVVHPDNTAYLVYTSGSTGTPKGVMVPHCGVVNLWETVRTRTVGDPATRRRAVLLSYTFAFDSSVEPLLAMLGGHTVHVLAEDLMADAGEIVRYVRAHRIDALDCGPVLAGRLLAEGLLDPAAPHRPESMVLGGEAVPGELWSQLAADPDVRVSNMYGPTECTVDATGVVLTPGSAPNIGRPIPGGRVYVLDGYLRQVPPGVAGELYVGGPHVTRGYLGRCAQTAGRFVADPFGADGGRLYRTGDLVRWRVSAANGAVLDYLGRTDDQVKIRGFRIELGEIETVLGSHPEVAAAAIVVREDEPGRKRLVAYAAGTTDPDTLRVYVAERLPDYMVPAVTVVLDELPVTRNGKIDRRALPEPVFAPVTEARLPADELEQRLCELTAGVLGLDAVGPDDDFFALGGDSIVSIQLVSAARATGIRFTARHVFEHRSPAGLARVAEIEDGPGTVDVEAALGEVPATPIVHDMLDRGGPYARYAQSRLLLAPAGLTLDRLVGGVQALLDTHDALRAVFDPQARVLDVRPVGSVDAADIVTRVDVSGSADLQEVVVAATEAAYAELDPAAGALVRVIFFDAGPDAPGRVFVAVHHLVVDGVSWRILVPDLAGAVDGVAPVRAGTSLRRWARGLLDGVAARRSELSLWRRILAPAGRVRLASGEPDPERHTMAETAKVQVEVPADITDALLTTVPEQFHAGVEDVLLTALALASARVCGAGAIAVDLEGHGREEQAVPGADLSRTVGWFTTLYPVRLDVGGLDVADAYAGGTSAGDALKRVKEQLREIPDSGIGFGMLRHLDPVGGPKLATVGAVDIGFNYLGRFTLGETEGQAWAGAPESSALGGAIEADMPVAHAVEIGVLTDDSGAEPVLRGMFGYSPDLVPAATVAALADEWIAALRALAGHSANEDAGGFTPSDLTLDDLDQAEIDDFALEFG, encoded by the coding sequence GTGCCCCTTGCCGGTCCGGACGCCTCACGGCTCGCTCTGTCGCGCGCGCAGTCGGGCGTATGGTTCGCCCAGCAGCTGAACCCCGACAACCCGTTGTTCAACACGTCCGAGTGTGTCGAACTGCGGGGTGCGATCGACGAGGAAGCGCTGGTCGCGGCCGTTTCTGCGGCGGCATCCGAGGCCGAGGTGCTGGTCGCGGCATTCGAGACCCTGGCCGACGGTACGGTCGTCCAGATTCCCGGCGCTCGCGCACTGGATCTCGCCCCGGCCGTCGACCTGACGTCCGCAGCTGATCCTTGGGCTGCGGCATACGAGTGGATGGCGCGCGACCTCGAACGACCCGTCGACCTGGCGGTCGATCCGTGCGTCCGGGCCGCCGTCCTGCGACTGGCGGACGATCACGTCCTGCTCTACCTCCGCGCCCACCACATCGTCCTCGACGCCTTCGGCTTCTCGCTGTTCAACCGGCGCATCGCCGAGCGCTACACCGCCGCGGTCGCCGGCGCGGAAGTTGCTGCCGCACGGTTCGACTCGGTCGAATCGGTGATACGGGAAGAATCGGACCATCGCGACTCGGCGGACTTCGACGCCGACCGTCGTTTCTGGAGCGAGTACCTCGACGGGGTGGGCGAAGCGGTCGCACTGCGACCCGGACCGGGTGGCATCGCGCGTCGCTCCCGCGCGGCGCGCTTCACCCTCGACGCCGAGCAGCACCGCGGTCTGGTGGCCCTCGGCAAGGAGGCCGGCGCGAGTTGGGGCGACGCGGTCACCGCACTGGTCGCGGTCTATCTGCGCGGCGCCACCGGGCGTGAGGACCTCACGCTCGGGTTCCCCGTCATGAACCGGCTCGGCACGGCCGCGCTGCGGGTGCCCGTCACGGCGGTCAATGTCGTTCCGCTGCGCCTGAATCCCACCGCATCGGCCACGCTCGTCGATCTCGTCGCGCAAGTGCGTGACGGAGTGGCGCTGTGCCGCAACCACTATCGCTACCGGACCGAGGACATCCAGCGCGACCTGCGTCTGCCTACAGGCTCGCGCGGGGTCATCGGACCCTCGGTCAACGTCAAGCCGTTCGGCGACTCGCTCCGGTTCGGCGACATCCGCGCGTCCGTGCACTCGGTGGCCCGAGGACCCCTGCAGGACTTCATGGTCACCGTGCGGCCGCTCGACGGCAGCGCCGGACTCGAGGTGTTCGTCGACGTCGACGCCGACGTCTACAGCGAGGCGGATCTGAAGGTCCACGCCGAGCGCCTCGACATGCTGTTCGGTTCGGTGGCCGAGCGAGATCTGCACACCCCGCTCGCACAGGTCTCCGTCGTCACCGCCGACGAGCGACGGGTGATCCTCGACGACTGGAGCCACAGCCCAGACATCCCGTTCGACCCGGAGTCGACGCTCGTCGATCTGCTGCAGGAGCGGATCGCGGCGGCTCCCGACGCACCGGCCGCGGCGGACGCCCACGCGACGCTCACCTACGCCCAGTTCGGCGCGCGCGTGCACCGGCTGGCCCGGTATCTGGTCTCCCGGTTCGATCTCGGCCGGCCGCACGCGCGGGTCGCGCTCGCGCTGCCCCGTACCGTCGACGCGCTGGTCGCCATCCACGCCGTCCTCGAGACCGGCGCCGCCTACGTCCCGCTCGACGTCGACCAGCCCCTCGACCGCCTCGCCCACATCCTCGGATCCACCGATCCCGTCTGCGTCCTCACCGCCCGCGTGACCGACGACCGGGTCGGTGAGGTCCCGGGCGCACCGCACCGCGTCGTGCTCGAGGATCTCGACCTGGACTCCGTGTCCGACGCTCCGCTCGACGACTCGGAGCGCGGCCCCCTGACCCCCGAGTCGATCGCCTACGTCATCCACACGTCCGGCTCCACGGGCAGACCGAAGGGCGTCGTCGTCCCCCACCGCGGACTGGTCAACCTGTTCCACAGTCACCGCGCCCAGGTGTTCACCCGCGCCGCCCGTGAGGCCGGTCGTGAGTCCCTCCGCCTCGGACTGGCCTGGTCGCTCGCGTTCGACGCGTCGTGGCAGCCGCTGCTGTGGATGCTGGCCGGCCACACCGTCGACATCGTCGACGAGGCCACCCAGCGCGACCCGGCGTCGCTCGCACGCCGCGCCCTCGACGAGGGATGGGATTTCGTCGAGTTCTCGCCCAGCCGGCTCGAACAGTTCGTCGACGACGGTCTGTTCCCGGACGGCACCGTGCCCACCCTCGGATTCGGCGGCGACGCGGTCTCCGAACGGCTGTGGAGCCGCCTGCGCGAGCGCAAGGGTGCCGCCTTCAACTTCTACGGACCCACCGAGTGCAGCGTCGACGTCCTCGTCGCGGAGGTGTCCGACGCCGAGACACCAGTGGTCGGTCGGCCCGTCGCCAACCTGCGCGTGTACATCCTCGATTCGGGACTCGCGCCCGTGCCGGCGGGAACCGAGGGCGAACTGTACGTGGCCGGCCCCGGCGTGGTCCGGGGATATCTCGACGCGCCCGCCCTCACCGCGAGCAGGTTCGTCGCGAATCCGTACTCGGAGGACTCCTCGGGTCCGTACGCCCGCCTGTACCGCACCGGCGACCTCGTGCAGTGGACCGAGGACGGCTGCATCGTCTACCGCGGCCGGATCGACAACCAGGTCAAGGTCCGCGGATTCCGGATCGAACTCGGTGAGGTCGACACCGCCCTGCTGCGTATCCCCGGCGTGTCCCGCGCGGCGACGGTGGTGCGCACCGATCCCTCCGGCGACGCGCAGCTCGTCGGCTATCTCGTCGGGCAGGACGTGCCCGAACCGGTCGAGGCGCGCCGCCTCGCCGCCGAGTTCCTGCCCGGCTACATGGTTCCCGCCGCGCTGGTCGTCCTCGACGAGATGCCGCTGACCTCCAACGGCAAGCTCGACCGAAAGGCACTGCCCCGACCGGACTTCTCCGCGATGGTCTCGTCCCGCGCCGCGGAGACCGAGACCGAGCGGGCCCTGTGCCGGATCTACGCCGACATCCTGGGTCTCGACACTGTGGGGGCGGACGACGATTTCTTCGCGCTCGGTGGCCACTCCCTCAGCGCCGCGAAACTGCTCGCCCGCATCCGCGACGAACTCGGTGTGGACCTGCCGATCCGGACCGTCTTCGACCACCCGCAGGTCGTCGCGCTCGCCGCCCACTGTGACAACGATGCGGACGCCGCCCGCGGGGGCGCCGCCGATCCCGCCGCCGCGGCCCGGCCGGCGCTCGTTCCCCGCGCCGACACCGGGCCCGCGCTCCTGTCCCTTGCACCACTGTCGTACGCGCAGCAGCGGCTGTGGTTCATGTACCGCATGGAAGGGCCGAGCCCGACCTACAACGTCCCCATCACGGTGGACCTGCACGGACCGGTCGACCCGGATGCGTTGCGGCAGGCGGTCTCCGACGTGCTCGCGCGCCACGAGAGTCTGCGCACCGTTCTCGTCGAACGCGATGGCACGGGGATGCAGCAGGTGCTCGACGAGGCGCCCGTTCCCTTCGCGGTCGAGGCCGTCGACCGGGACGCGCTCGCCGGACGTCTGCATTCCGAGGCCCGGCACGCATTCGACCTCGAACGCGAGATACCGCTGCGGATCCGGTTGTTCACGATTGCGCCCGACGAGCATGTGATGCTCGTGCTCGCCCATCACATCGCGAGCGACGAACTGTCCACGCCCCTGCTGCTGCGCGATCTCGGCAACTTCTACTCGGCGCACGTGCGCGGCGACTCCCACGATCCGGCTCCGCTGCCCGTGCAGTACGCCGACTACGCGATCTGGCAACGCGAACTCCTCGGCGACCAGGACGACGAGTCCTCGCTCGCCGCGCGACAGCTCGCATTCTGGCGCGAGGAACTCGACGGGCTCCCGGCCGAACTCGGCCTTCCCGCCGACCGTCCGCGTCCGGCCGTGGCGTCCTATGCGGGCGGTGGTGTCGAACACCGGATCCCGGCCGATCGTGCCGCGGGGATCAGGGAGGCCGCACGCGCGACCGGCACCACGATGTTCATGATGGTGCACGCGGCGGTCGCGGTCGCGCTGTCGCACAGCGGCGCCGGCGAGGATATTCCGCTCGGTTCACCCACGGCGGGACGGCCGGCCCCCGAACTCGACGACCTCGTGGGCTTCTTCGTCAACATGGTGGTGCTGCGCACCGACCTGTCGGGCGATCCCACCGTGCGGGAGTTGCTCGGCCGGATCAAGGACACCGACGTCGCGGCGTACTCGCACCAGGACGTCCCGTTCGACCGGGTGGTGGAGATACTCAATCCCGAGCGCAGTGCGGCCCGGCACCCGCTGTTCCAGGTGATGGTGCAGTACCAGAGCCCGCCGGCGATCACGGGATTCGACGACCTCGCACCGGCCCCCTCGTTCGTCGCGAACGATACCGCGATGTTCGACCTCACCTTCGACGTCATCGAGGAATCCGGCGGCGATCTGTGCGTGCGCGTCGAATACGCCCGCGACCTGTTCGACGAATCGTCCGCCGAGGCCTTCGCCGCGCGGGTCGAGCGGGCGTTCGCCGCGGTGTGCGCCGATCCGGACGCCCGGCTCTCGCAGCTCGATCTGCTCACCGGATCCGAACGCGAGGTGCTGCGCGCCGGCGACGCCACCGCGCCCCCGGATCCGATTGCGCCGCACAACCTGCCCGCCCTGTTCGCTCGCACGGTGGAGCGGTACGGTGCCGAGACGGCGCTGGTCACGCCGTCGACCCGCCTGACCTTCCGGGAACTCGACGCGTGGTCCGACCGGATCGCCCGGCACCTCGTCGCGAACGGGATCGGCCCGGAAGACGTCGTGGGACTGAGCCTTCCGCGGGAGGCGGTGCTGGTCGCCGCGATCCTCGGCGTGTGGAAGTCGGGAGCGGCATATCTGGTGCTCGACCCGGAACAGCCCGCCGACCGGAACGAGTACATGATCCGCGACGCCGGTGTGGGCGTCGTGCTCGACGCCGACTCGGTCGAGTCCGTCGACGATCCCGCCCCGGACGTGCGGATGCCGGTCGTGCACCCGGACAACACCGCCTATCTCGTCTACACCTCCGGGTCGACCGGCACCCCGAAGGGGGTGATGGTGCCGCACTGCGGCGTTGTGAACCTGTGGGAGACGGTGCGTACCCGCACCGTCGGCGATCCGGCGACGCGACGCCGCGCCGTGCTGCTGAGCTACACCTTCGCGTTCGACTCGTCCGTCGAGCCGCTTCTCGCGATGCTGGGCGGCCACACCGTGCACGTGCTCGCCGAGGACCTCATGGCGGACGCCGGCGAGATCGTCCGGTACGTCCGGGCGCACCGTATCGATGCCCTCGACTGCGGTCCGGTGCTCGCCGGTCGCCTGCTCGCCGAGGGACTCCTCGACCCCGCAGCGCCGCATCGTCCCGAGTCGATGGTGCTCGGGGGCGAAGCCGTACCAGGTGAGCTGTGGTCGCAGCTCGCAGCGGATCCCGATGTGCGCGTGAGCAACATGTACGGACCGACGGAATGTACCGTGGACGCGACCGGTGTCGTCCTCACTCCGGGAAGCGCCCCGAACATCGGGAGACCGATCCCCGGCGGCCGGGTGTACGTCCTCGACGGGTACCTGCGGCAGGTGCCCCCGGGAGTGGCCGGCGAACTGTACGTCGGCGGACCGCACGTCACGCGGGGTTATCTCGGGCGGTGTGCGCAGACCGCGGGGCGATTCGTGGCCGACCCCTTCGGCGCCGACGGTGGGCGTCTGTACCGCACCGGGGATCTGGTGCGTTGGAGGGTCTCCGCAGCGAACGGCGCGGTTCTCGACTATCTGGGCCGCACCGACGACCAGGTGAAGATCCGCGGCTTCCGCATCGAACTCGGCGAGATCGAGACCGTTCTCGGCAGTCATCCCGAGGTGGCCGCCGCGGCGATCGTGGTCCGCGAGGACGAGCCGGGCCGCAAACGGCTCGTGGCCTATGCGGCCGGAACCACCGACCCCGACACCCTGCGGGTGTACGTTGCCGAGCGGCTGCCCGACTACATGGTGCCCGCCGTCACGGTCGTGCTCGACGAACTGCCGGTCACCCGCAACGGAAAGATCGATCGCAGAGCACTTCCCGAGCCGGTCTTCGCGCCGGTCACCGAGGCACGCCTGCCCGCGGACGAGCTCGAGCAACGACTGTGCGAGCTGACAGCGGGTGTGCTCGGACTGGACGCCGTGGGTCCCGACGACGACTTCTTCGCTCTCGGTGGCGATTCGATCGTGTCCATCCAGCTGGTGTCCGCGGCACGCGCCACCGGGATCCGGTTCACCGCGCGGCACGTCTTCGAGCACCGGAGCCCCGCGGGTCTCGCCCGGGTCGCGGAGATCGAGGACGGCCCGGGGACGGTGGACGTCGAGGCGGCACTCGGCGAGGTCCCGGCGACACCGATCGTCCACGACATGCTCGACCGTGGTGGACCCTACGCCCGCTACGCGCAGTCGCGGCTGCTCCTCGCGCCGGCGGGGCTCACCCTCGATCGGCTGGTCGGCGGCGTCCAGGCCCTGCTCGACACGCACGACGCCCTGCGGGCCGTCTTCGACCCGCAGGCGCGGGTGCTCGACGTCCGCCCGGTCGGTAGCGTCGACGCCGCGGACATCGTGACCCGCGTGGACGTCTCGGGCTCGGCCGACCTGCAGGAGGTGGTCGTCGCCGCGACCGAGGCCGCGTACGCCGAACTCGATCCCGCCGCGGGCGCGCTCGTGCGCGTGATCTTCTTCGACGCGGGACCCGACGCACCGGGGCGGGTGTTCGTCGCGGTACATCATCTCGTCGTCGACGGCGTGTCGTGGCGCATTCTGGTGCCCGATCTCGCCGGTGCCGTCGACGGTGTCGCGCCGGTGCGTGCGGGTACGTCGCTGCGTCGCTGGGCTCGGGGACTGCTCGACGGAGTGGCGGCACGCAGATCCGAACTGTCCCTGTGGCGGCGGATCCTCGCGCCGGCAGGACGTGTCCGGCTGGCGTCGGGCGAGCCGGATCCCGAGCGGCACACGATGGCGGAGACGGCGAAGGTGCAGGTCGAGGTTCCGGCCGACATCACGGATGCGCTGCTGACCACCGTGCCCGAACAGTTCCACGCCGGAGTCGAGGACGTCCTGCTCACGGCTCTGGCGCTGGCGTCCGCGCGGGTGTGCGGCGCCGGGGCGATCGCGGTCGATCTCGAAGGACACGGCCGCGAGGAACAGGCCGTACCGGGGGCCGATCTGTCGCGCACGGTGGGCTGGTTCACGACGCTCTATCCGGTGCGTCTGGACGTCGGCGGGCTCGATGTCGCCGACGCGTACGCCGGGGGAACGAGTGCGGGGGACGCGCTGAAACGGGTGAAGGAACAGCTGCGGGAGATCCCGGACAGCGGAATCGGATTCGGTATGCTGCGGCATCTCGATCCGGTCGGTGGTCCGAAGCTCGCGACCGTCGGTGCCGTCGACATCGGGTTCAACTATCTCGGCCGGTTCACGCTGGGGGAGACCGAGGGACAGGCGTGGGCCGGCGCCCCGGAGAGTTCGGCTCTCGGCGGGGCCATCGAAGCCGATATGCCCGTCGCACACGCCGTCGAGATCGGCGTGCTCACCGACGATTCCGGTGCGGAGCCGGTCCTGCGCGGAATGTTCGGGTACAGCCCCGATCTCGTTCCGGCGGCGACGGTCGCCGCGCTCGCCGACGAGTGGATCGCGGCGTTGCGTGCGCTCGCCGGGCACTCGGCGAACGAGGACGCAGGAGGGTTCACGCCGTCCGACCTCACGCTCGACGACCTGGACCAAGCGGAGATCGACGATTTCGCCCTCGAATTCGGCTGA
- a CDS encoding ABC transporter substrate-binding protein, translating to MRVLERKRARGAAALGAAALLAVGLVGCSSDSEGSAESGTDSAATRTFEAQNGSIEIPADPQRIVSCGYATLPLIQAGANLAAVCEWSRELDNMDEETLAAYEALPKVAPDGAVSELNYEAVTAADPDLIIMGVPARVQEQVDVAKLEALAPVVFVGLTVPGEWRELGEQYADAANVTDSYGEFKEEYEARAAEIADKYSDSLGGLKFAGVCGVCGTEPGEFSREYASSYTTNLFDDLGLDFYGEPTDPESVHAEYLSVEQLPENLGEADVIVYGVEADGSLPPELEELFASPLWQDLPAVKAGNLVAVKHSSAATYETALLALDSIDAELEKLPANRNQE from the coding sequence ATGCGCGTTCTGGAACGCAAGCGTGCGCGGGGCGCCGCGGCGCTCGGCGCGGCAGCTCTGCTGGCCGTCGGACTGGTGGGATGCTCGAGCGACAGCGAGGGCAGCGCGGAGAGCGGCACCGACTCCGCGGCGACGCGCACCTTCGAGGCGCAGAACGGCAGCATCGAGATTCCGGCCGACCCGCAGCGCATCGTCTCCTGCGGTTACGCGACCCTCCCGCTCATCCAGGCCGGTGCGAACCTCGCCGCGGTGTGCGAGTGGAGCCGCGAGCTCGACAATATGGACGAGGAGACCCTGGCCGCCTACGAGGCGCTGCCGAAGGTCGCCCCCGACGGCGCCGTCTCGGAGCTGAACTACGAGGCCGTCACCGCCGCCGATCCCGACCTCATCATCATGGGCGTTCCGGCTCGGGTGCAGGAGCAGGTCGACGTGGCCAAGCTCGAGGCGCTCGCCCCCGTGGTCTTCGTCGGGCTCACGGTGCCGGGCGAATGGCGCGAACTCGGCGAGCAGTACGCCGATGCCGCGAACGTCACCGACTCCTACGGGGAGTTCAAGGAGGAGTACGAGGCTCGCGCCGCCGAGATCGCAGACAAGTACTCCGATTCGCTCGGTGGCCTGAAGTTCGCCGGCGTATGCGGTGTGTGCGGCACCGAGCCCGGTGAGTTCTCCCGTGAGTACGCCTCGTCGTACACCACCAACCTGTTCGACGATCTCGGGCTCGACTTCTACGGGGAGCCGACCGATCCCGAGTCCGTCCATGCCGAGTACCTGTCGGTCGAGCAGTTGCCCGAGAACCTCGGCGAGGCCGACGTGATCGTCTACGGTGTCGAGGCCGACGGTTCCCTCCCGCCGGAGCTGGAGGAACTGTTCGCCTCCCCGCTGTGGCAGGATCTGCCCGCCGTGAAGGCCGGCAACCTCGTCGCCGTCAAGCATTCCAGTGCGGCGACCTACGAAACCGCTCTGCTGGCACTCGATTCCATCGATGCAGAGTTGGAGAAGTTGCCCGCCAACCGGAACCAGGAGTAG